The genomic segment CGTCTTATCTCCACCAAAGAGCGCTGcctcctcttcttcctcctcggcagcGATCATGTCTTCGGTGCGCTCGCCCAACCCTCGCAGGCCACTGCCAGTATCCAGGGCCTGCGCAGCCCCACCGTCAGACATGCCGCGAatgtcctcctcgtcgtcctccacggGTATCTGATTCGCAGCGTTTTtctcatcggcggcggcagccgccgcggccttgGCTGCCGCGAGGACCCTTTGCATCCTGTTCCCCTTCTTCGTGGTTTTCTGCTCGGTTTCTGCCATCTTCTCGTCCACCCAGTCACTGATTGCCTGCACGCGGAGTctctcctcctcttcctcgtccacgtcagaAACCTCGAAAAACTTGTCCAGAGGGCGACCTGCGTCCATGTTCGCGTAAGGCACGGTCTCACCGCTGTAGATGTTGATGGGGGGTCCGTCCTCGTGCGGGTGTGTTTTTATGAGGTGCCCAACGTTCGGTGACAAGATATCGAGCTCGATGGGAAACCTGAATCGCCACCACCTCTCGTGCACCGCCTTGACCTTGACCTTGACCTTGGTACCCATGGTCAGCGTGTCCACTAAGTCGGGCCAATCGTCCTCGGAGATGGGGATCAGACCATCCGTCTCGCATCCGCAGTCAACCAGCGCACCGTGGTACAGCTCGAGCGACACAATCTTCCCTTCCAGCTCCTCACCGATGGTCAGGTCGTGGAGCTGCTTGCGGGAGAGATCGCCGGTGTGTCTGACCGCATCCCTGAGGATGCCATCAGAGTCAATCTCCTCAGCGACCGCGAGGGAATCGGCGTTTGATGGCATGGCGATATCTAACCTGTCGCGCGATCCCAAGATGGTCTCATCACTCACGCCGACAAACTTGAGTGCCCCTCCGTCAACTGCGGATGCAATCTCATGATCCGGGAGAGCCTCCCAGCCGCCGGTTTCGAGCCATTCGATGGATTCCTCGAACGCGGTTGGAGGTCCAACTTTCTTGACGATTGACCAAGAGCCCGCCTTTGAGTGCGCATAAGGGTTGATCAGGAACGGCTGCTCAGGTGAGCCATCCTGCGGAATGCGCGCaatcgcctcgtcgtcaaGACCTTCCTCCGTGTCCTTCTCgagcttcgcctccgccgcctccttggccATGACGTCGGGCAATGCATCCATGGCAATGTAAAGCGGATCCTTGAGTGTCAGCTTTTTCTGCTCATCGGAGGAAAGCTTACCATCCTCCTTCCACGGTGCTGCCACATTCACGGGCTCGTCATCCCTTCCGTCGAAGAGGCCAGGTTTCTCCGTCCCAAGCCTCACGATTAGCGCCTCCATCCTGTCCAGCTTTGCCTGGCACTCGATGTCATATTTTGCCTTGTCGGCGAGGGATAGGTTATGGTAGTGATCCAGCGCATCGGCGAACCACTTCTGAACAGCCTTGGTGGTCAGGCCCGAACGGCGGGCAATATCGCGCACGTCTTCGGCATCCGGGGGGTAGGTCTTCAGCTGGGAGAGGCGCAGCCACCAGATCGATTGGCACACGTAAAGTGGACGACCGGAAAGGCCGAACTCGACGACTTTCTGATTGCCGTACGACATGAGCCTAGCGTCGGGGTCATCGtcaccgacgtcgacgtcatcgccctccgcagccgcctcggcctcggcggcgagcctgtCGATGTCGCCGAAGTTGGCGTCGAACCctgcgtcgtcatcgtcatcctcgcctcCCAGCGCTCGCACCATGCTGATGCCACGGTATGTACGAGGGAAGCGGACGAATCCACGAGTCGAAGCTCcgggccgcgccgggcgctcAGTCCCGATtggcgccccgccgccgacaccgaCCAAACAAACCCTTACCCTATTCCTGCTAATTCGACGTGTCGCCAGCGCTGACGGCCGGTACGTTGATtgaaccgccgcgggcgctgAGGCCGCACGGCCAGCACAAGCGAGCACGTCCATCTTTCGACCTCCTTGCGCGACGGAGTGGCGGCagagcgcgccggacgtgGCCGTCAAAGCCTGTGCTTTGCTTTTTCGCTTTTTCCAAACGGTCGGTCGCAACTTTTTTGGGACTTTTTTGGAGGGCGAGCCCAGCGCCCAGCCAGTCAGCAGTCACAGGTGGCCACAGGTCGGAGGACTCCGTCAGTCCGTCAAAAGAACTGTCCTTTCCTCAAGATATTTTCGTGTGTCATCTTCACCACTCCGATCTACGCGTCTGCGCGCCAGGCTCGACCACCATcatggcgctcgccgtcgcgaacaTCTCGGCATTCTGCCAGCTGCGTCCGTTGACAAGAGGCATCGTCCCACGCAGAGCCGGCGCTTCCCACTCCAGGGGCGCTCCCGTCCGCTTCGCGAAGAAAGGGCCCCTCTTCGGCAAGGAGACGAGCCCGCCCCTGCCTCCGtcgttcgacgaggacgaggccgacgaggacgattcATACTCGTGCGCAATCGCGTACGCGGAGGTGGACAACGATGCGCACCCCACGTCAACACTGCTGAAAGTCGACGTCTCCGCGGTGCCCGGCGTGATGCGCATCCTCTCGTGGCTCCTTAACGGCCTGGACCTTGAGCTCAACGACGCAGAGTGGGTCATTgacgaggacgtggacgacgatgGGAGTAACAACGACATCGTGCACATCAAGATGTTCGTAACTGAGGGTATCGGGAAGGGTAGGTCGAAGGTCAAGGATCCCAAGGCTGTTGAGGAGCGCGTCACGGAGTACCTCAGGTTCTGCACGCAGGCGGAGAGCAAGAAGGTGGGCGTGGTTGAGCACAGCGGAATCAGAATAGACAACGCAACCGACCCGGAAAGGACCCTGCTGACTGTGAGAGTCAACGAGACCGGCGCCAAGAGCCTCCTCTCAGTCGCATCCACAATCACCGGCCTCGGGCTCAGGATGAAccgcgccaagctcggcgTCTCGAAACCCTCCGGCGCTTCGACGTGGGAGATGAAGCTGACTGATTTCGAGTCGAGGAACAAGCTGACATCCGCACAGGTCCAAGGCTTGCTGTACACCTTAGCGCTGGTGTTCAACACGCAGGGATTCAGCGGTGCGGACTATCTCGTGGAAAAGATGACCGCAGACGAGGGAGAGTTCGCAGCGTGAGAGCCGTCCTAGTGTTGTAACCATTTCTCTCCTGTAGTATGGCACCCGCTCAGTCTGGACTGCCTTCAGTTCGATCTGCGACGGACCCGAGGGGCATCTATTTTCCTTCGTCAAGACAGTGCACACCCACGCGGTGCTCAACCCCTTCGCTCGAGGGTATGCCGTCGGGTACACCGTTTGCGACTCGCGAACGTTGACGGAACCAGGGGCACCTCGCATCTAAGAGCGTAAGATGTCGAGCCCGACCGCGTCG from the Micromonas commoda chromosome 8, complete sequence genome contains:
- a CDS encoding predicted protein — encoded protein: MDVLACAGRAASAPAAVQSTYRPSALATRRISRNRVRVCLVGVGGGAPIGTERPARPGASTRGFVRFPRTYRGISMVRALGGEDDDDDAGFDANFGDIDRLAAEAEAAAEGDDVDVGDDDPDARLMSYGNQKVVEFGLSGRPLYVCQSIWWLRLSQLKTYPPDAEDVRDIARRSGLTTKAVQKWFADALDHYHNLSLADKAKYDIECQAKLDRMEALIVRLGTEKPGLFDGRDDEPVNVAAPWKEDGKLSSDEQKKLTLKDPLYIAMDALPDVMAKEAAEAKLEKDTEEGLDDEAIARIPQDGSPEQPFLINPYAHSKAGSWSIVKKVGPPTAFEESIEWLETGGWEALPDHEIASAVDGGALKFVGVSDETILGSRDRLDIAMPSNADSLAVAEEIDSDGILRDAVRHTGDLSRKQLHDLTIGEELEGKIVSLELYHGALVDCGCETDGLIPISEDDWPDLVDTLTMGTKVKVKVKAVHERWWRFRFPIELDILSPNVGHLIKTHPHEDGPPINIYSGETVPYANMDAGRPLDKFFEVSDVDEEEEERLRVQAISDWVDEKMAETEQKTTKKGNRMQRVLAAAKAAAAAAADEKNAANQIPVEDDEEDIRGMSDGGAAQALDTGSGLRGLGERTEDMIAAEEEEEEAALFGGDKTVPGIAGPQEDPDAVEEGDEEDEEEDTADENFDGNVNPEAEDTRGGVVVTADDLTASSIDYEDDEDEDDDDDEEEAGSKRKKGSVDDDDEDDDDEDL
- a CDS encoding predicted protein: MALAVANISAFCQLRPLTRGIVPRRAGASHSRGAPVRFAKKGPLFGKETSPPLPPSFDEDEADEDDSYSCAIAYAEVDNDAHPTSTLLKVDVSAVPGVMRILSWLLNGLDLELNDAEWVIDEDVDDDGSNNDIVHIKMFVTEGIGKGRSKVKDPKAVEERVTEYLRFCTQAESKKVGVVEHSGIRIDNATDPERTLLTVRVNETGAKSLLSVASTITGLGLRMNRAKLGVSKPSGASTWEMKLTDFESRNKLTSAQVQGLLYTLALVFNTQGFSGADYLVEKMTADEGEFAA